A region of Actinobacillus porcitonsillarum DNA encodes the following proteins:
- the deoD gene encoding purine-nucleoside phosphorylase — translation MTPHINAPAGAFADVVIMPGDPLRAKYIAETFLENAEQVTNVRNMFGYTGTYKGRRISVMGHGMGIPSCSIYAKELITEYGVKKIIRVGSCGAVREDVKLRDVVIGLGACTDSKVNRMRFKDHDFAAIADFDMTAAAVQAAKEKGVNIRVGNLFSADLFYTPDPSMFDVMEKYGILGVEMEAAGIYGVAAEFGAKALAICTVSDHIRTHEQTTAEERQLTFNDMIEVALESVLIGDKAE, via the coding sequence ATGACTCCACATATTAACGCACCGGCTGGTGCATTTGCAGATGTTGTAATTATGCCGGGCGATCCGCTTCGTGCAAAATACATCGCAGAAACTTTCTTAGAAAATGCAGAACAAGTAACAAACGTTCGTAATATGTTCGGTTATACCGGTACTTACAAAGGTCGCCGTATTTCTGTAATGGGACACGGTATGGGTATCCCATCTTGCTCAATCTATGCGAAAGAGTTAATTACTGAATATGGCGTGAAAAAAATCATTCGTGTCGGTTCTTGCGGTGCGGTTCGTGAAGATGTGAAATTACGTGATGTAGTTATCGGCTTAGGTGCGTGTACAGACTCTAAAGTAAACCGTATGCGTTTTAAAGATCACGATTTTGCTGCAATCGCAGATTTTGATATGACCGCGGCAGCTGTTCAAGCAGCGAAAGAAAAAGGCGTGAATATCCGTGTGGGTAACTTATTCTCTGCTGATCTTTTCTATACTCCAGATCCATCTATGTTTGATGTAATGGAAAAATACGGCATCTTAGGTGTTGAAATGGAAGCGGCGGGTATCTATGGTGTTGCAGCAGAGTTCGGTGCAAAAGCATTAGCAATTTGTACAGTTTCAGACCATATTCGTACTCACGAACAAACCACAGCTGAAGAGCGTCAATTAACCTTCAATGATATGATTGAAGTGGCGTTAGAGTCAGTATTGATCGGCGATAAAGCTGAATAA
- the argC gene encoding N-acetyl-gamma-glutamyl-phosphate reductase — protein sequence MSKYKIFVDGAVGTTGLRIFDRLADAEDIELLTLPEDQRKDLNARVAKVAEADLTFLCLPDEASKELVAHAPSHAKICDTSTAHRVNPDWVYGFAELSGQAKKIKNAHRVAVPGCHATGYIALVRPLVEKGLLPADYPLSCHSLTGYSGGGKSMIAEYEDEQRAEKYAAPRVYGLALKHKHLPEMQALTGTQQPPIFTPVVADYYSGMLVTVPLPMSALQAVKSGEEIANCFAKYYQGSKLIHVHPFATLPEDGMLAANQLTGKDNLEIFVYGNETQVLLAARFDNLGKGASGAAVQCMNIMLGREETAGLAL from the coding sequence ATGAGCAAATATAAAATTTTTGTCGATGGCGCAGTGGGAACAACAGGACTACGCATTTTTGATCGCTTAGCTGATGCCGAGGATATTGAACTTTTAACCTTACCTGAAGATCAACGTAAAGACCTCAATGCACGTGTTGCAAAAGTGGCAGAAGCGGATTTAACTTTTCTCTGCTTGCCGGACGAGGCGTCAAAAGAATTAGTCGCTCACGCACCAAGCCACGCTAAAATTTGTGATACATCAACAGCTCATCGTGTTAATCCGGATTGGGTGTATGGCTTTGCGGAATTGAGCGGACAAGCAAAAAAAATCAAAAACGCTCATCGTGTTGCCGTTCCCGGTTGCCACGCAACGGGTTATATCGCATTGGTGCGTCCATTGGTTGAGAAAGGGCTTCTACCGGCAGATTATCCACTCTCTTGCCACTCTTTAACGGGCTATTCCGGTGGTGGAAAATCGATGATTGCCGAATATGAAGATGAACAGCGTGCAGAAAAATATGCTGCACCACGTGTTTATGGCTTAGCCCTTAAACATAAACATTTACCTGAAATGCAAGCACTCACAGGCACGCAACAGCCACCGATTTTTACGCCAGTCGTTGCAGATTATTATAGTGGTATGTTGGTTACGGTTCCGCTCCCGATGTCAGCGTTACAAGCGGTCAAATCCGGCGAAGAAATTGCAAATTGCTTTGCGAAGTATTATCAAGGCAGCAAACTCATTCACGTACATCCGTTTGCGACATTACCTGAAGACGGTATGCTTGCCGCAAATCAACTAACGGGCAAAGATAATTTAGAAATCTTTGTTTATGGCAATGAAACCCAAGTTCTTTTAGCTGCACGTTTTGATAACTTGGGCAAGGGGGCATCAGGTGCGGCGGTGCAATGTATGAACATTATGCTAGGACGTGAAGAAACGGCAGGATTAGCCCTTTAA
- the argB gene encoding acetylglutamate kinase: protein MQTNEINQLANLLEKSTAYLNQWQDKTIVVKYGGNAMINEGLKKAVMQDIFLLNQLGVKVVLVHGGGPEISQGVKLLGKEPQFINGLRVTDQDTINVVLQMLAGKVNKSLVALLKGKGIGLCGIDGNMLLCEKLQDEVDYGFVGEITHVNTDTLKMALENGFIPVVSTVGVDENGVVYNINADTAASKIAIALKAEKLVNMTDIAGLLRDRYDEETLIPEVEVGEVQGLIDQGIIAGGMIPKIACCTDFINAGGVEANIIDGRIEHAILVELFGGKNGTRFYKK, encoded by the coding sequence ATGCAAACCAACGAAATCAATCAACTTGCAAATTTATTAGAAAAATCGACCGCTTATTTAAATCAATGGCAAGATAAAACCATTGTTGTGAAATACGGCGGTAATGCGATGATTAACGAGGGCTTAAAAAAAGCTGTGATGCAAGATATTTTCTTGCTGAACCAGCTAGGCGTGAAAGTCGTATTGGTTCACGGTGGAGGCCCTGAAATTTCTCAAGGGGTAAAACTATTAGGCAAAGAACCACAATTTATCAATGGGCTACGTGTTACCGATCAAGATACAATTAACGTTGTATTACAGATGTTAGCCGGAAAAGTGAATAAAAGCCTAGTTGCCTTATTAAAAGGGAAAGGGATTGGGCTGTGTGGTATTGATGGCAATATGTTGCTGTGTGAAAAGCTCCAAGATGAAGTTGATTATGGCTTTGTTGGCGAAATTACGCACGTCAATACCGATACATTGAAAATGGCACTAGAAAATGGTTTTATCCCCGTGGTTTCTACGGTAGGCGTAGATGAAAATGGCGTAGTGTATAACATCAATGCAGATACGGCAGCGAGCAAAATTGCCATTGCCTTAAAAGCAGAAAAGCTAGTAAATATGACAGATATTGCCGGTTTATTGCGTGATCGCTACGATGAAGAAACCCTTATTCCTGAAGTGGAAGTGGGAGAGGTGCAAGGTTTGATTGATCAGGGCATTATTGCCGGTGGAATGATTCCGAAAATTGCTTGCTGCACCGACTTTATCAATGCCGGCGGTGTTGAAGCTAACATTATTGACGGACGTATTGAACACGCCATTCTTGTGGAATTATTTGGTGGCAAAAATGGAACAAGGTTTTATAAAAAGTAA
- a CDS encoding aspartate aminotransferase family protein, protein MTNNDIKKLDHDYIAQTYGRFDLALSHGKGCDVWDFDGKQYLDFTSGIGVNSLGWADEDWLSAVVNQAGKLAHTSNLFFTEPSAQLAKTLVNTSGLKRVFFANSGAEANEGAIKTARKYSHDKYGKDRATVLSLVNSFHGRTISTLAATGQDVFHQHFFPFTQGFEHTPANDIQALEQRLKENDVCAIILEVVQGEGGVCALEADYMQAVQQLCQSQDIIFIIDEVQTGIGRTGSLFAYQQFGLQPDIITLAKGLGGGLPIGAFVLGEKVANTLGKSDHGSTFGANPVSCAAANAVLAKIDNHFLAEVSRKGEKLRQALADLPHVKSVSGLGLMLGIEFEENIKAADVVAKSIENGVLFLTAKTKLRLLPPLIISDEQIEHGISVLKSVLSKM, encoded by the coding sequence ATGACAAATAATGACATCAAAAAATTAGATCATGATTATATTGCTCAAACTTATGGGCGTTTTGATTTAGCCCTTTCACACGGTAAAGGTTGCGATGTATGGGATTTTGACGGAAAGCAATATTTGGATTTTACCAGCGGTATTGGGGTAAATAGCCTCGGTTGGGCAGATGAAGATTGGTTATCTGCGGTTGTTAATCAAGCCGGTAAATTAGCACATACCTCTAACCTCTTTTTTACTGAGCCTTCGGCACAGCTTGCCAAAACATTGGTCAATACAAGCGGTCTAAAACGTGTATTTTTTGCTAATTCTGGGGCGGAAGCGAATGAAGGTGCAATCAAAACTGCTCGTAAATATAGTCACGATAAATATGGCAAAGACAGAGCAACAGTTTTAAGTTTAGTCAATTCTTTTCACGGACGGACAATTTCAACCTTAGCGGCAACAGGGCAAGATGTTTTCCATCAACATTTTTTCCCGTTCACACAAGGATTTGAGCATACACCGGCAAATGATATTCAAGCCCTTGAACAACGTTTAAAAGAAAACGATGTTTGCGCCATTATCTTAGAAGTGGTGCAAGGCGAAGGTGGCGTTTGTGCGTTAGAGGCAGACTATATGCAAGCGGTGCAACAATTATGCCAATCACAAGATATTATTTTTATTATTGATGAAGTACAAACCGGCATTGGGCGTACAGGTAGTTTATTTGCCTATCAACAATTTGGACTTCAGCCGGATATTATTACGTTAGCAAAAGGCTTGGGAGGCGGCTTGCCAATAGGCGCGTTTGTGCTAGGCGAAAAAGTAGCAAATACGCTTGGGAAAAGCGACCACGGTTCGACCTTTGGTGCAAATCCGGTAAGCTGTGCGGCGGCAAATGCGGTGCTCGCCAAAATAGATAATCACTTTTTAGCAGAAGTGAGCCGTAAAGGGGAAAAACTCCGTCAAGCCTTGGCAGATTTACCTCATGTAAAATCGGTCTCGGGGTTAGGCTTAATGCTCGGCATTGAATTTGAGGAAAACATTAAAGCCGCAGATGTGGTGGCAAAATCAATTGAAAACGGCGTTTTATTTTTAACCGCAAAAACAAAGTTGCGCTTATTACCACCGTTAATCATTAGTGATGAGCAAATTGAACATGGCATTTCAGTATTGAAAAGTGTGCTCAGCAAGATGTAA